One Solanum lycopersicum chromosome 2, SLM_r2.1 genomic region harbors:
- the LOC104645567 gene encoding uncharacterized protein — translation MHVFSTVDGFVEITESLMDMIKFIANEPSAGIFYVQQHTHTAVPNLISLTSKTEGKSRQVTLHTADSEDSIFMVRSMKECGFSIANEMMKNLRHSLAVVSEKQLRIGSIRRQSSSFRIERTISWNPATWGRKTGPEPDGERNADYVSNVFKSAKEKASSFRWPQMDAIESKPAKNDEPSVICSNDDTTLPADDSSCTRGQQ, via the coding sequence ATGCATGTGTTTTCAACAGTGGATGGATTTGTAGAGATAACCGAGTCGTTGATGGACATGATAAAGTTCATTGCAAACGAGCCCTCAGCGGGGATTTTCTATGTTCAACAACATACGCACACTGCAGTGCCCAACCTCATCAGTCTCACTAGCAAAACAGAGGGAAAATCTCGTCAAGTGACTTTGCACACAGCAGATTCAGAGGATTCTATCTTCATGGTCAGGTCAATGAAAGAGTGTGGATTCTCAATTGCTAACGAAATGATGAAAAATCTCAGACATTCTCTAGCCGTTGTGTCTGAGAAGCAGCTCAGAATTGGATCTATAAGAAGACAAAGTTCAAGTTTTCGTATTGAAAGAACTATCTCGTGGAATCCTGCTACTTGGGGTCGAAAAACAGGTCCAGAACCAGATGGTGAGAGGAATGCTGATTATGTCTCAAATGTTTTCAAGTCGGCAAAAGAAAAAGCTAGTAGCTTCAGATGGCCTCAGATGGATGCCATAGAATCTAAACCAGCCAAGAATGATGAGCCATCTGTAATCTGTTCTAATGATGACACGACATTACCAGCAGATGACAGCTCTTGCACCAGAGGTCAACAATGA
- the LOC101250461 gene encoding uncharacterized protein, producing MPFSSSISLSYGKLCSGFHYNKQPILSKYFKNSHFSVFLSTQNGHHLKLKVQYPRASFDTEGLPSEITEDSKFVSINAEDPKYGPPALLLLGFEVDEAAKIQQLLKEMDGEFLQVIFCTEDMISRSLWEAVNTKQTNLDASKIAKQLLRICFLSGLTGEEMMMFLDAFEESGLEDPVFAALVPNSAEKPLQELIDEIMGNHELLSAKNSS from the exons atgcctttttcttcttcaatcagCTTAAGCTATGGAAAGTTGTGTTCTGGATTTCACTATAATAAGCAaccaattttatcaaaatatttcaagaatTCACATTTCTCAGTTTTTTTATCTACCCAAAATGGACACCATTTGAAGCTTAAGGTACAATATCCCAGAGCATCTTTTGATACTGAAG GCCTTCCCTCTGAGATTACTGAGGATTCTAAGTTTGTTTCTATAAACGCCGAAGACCCAAAATATGGTCCACCT GCTTTGTTGTTGCTGGGCTTCGAAGTGGACGAAGCAGCAAAG ATACAACAGCTTTTGAAGGAGATGGATGGTGAATTCCTCCAG GTCATCTTTTGTACCGAAGACATGATTTCTCGTTCACTATGGGAAGCAGTGAACACAAAACAGACCAATTTAGATGCTTCAAAG ATTGCTAAACAGCTCCTGCGAATTTGCTTCCTGTCTGGCCTTACCGGAGAGGAGATGATGATGTTTCTTGACGCATTTGAAGAAAGTG GACTTGAAGACCCCGTCTTTGCTGCTCTTGTTCCAAACAGCGCGGAGAAGCCATTACAAGAATTAATCGATGAGATTATGGGAAATCATGAACTACTT TCTGCCAAAAATTCAAGCTAG